ATTTGGATCTTGGGAACACAATTTTGCTCCCAAGAGAAAAGAGGGGAAGTGGGGCTTGTTCTTTCCTTCTGAACAGCCTGCAACCTTTTTCAAAAGGTTCAAAGCTACTTCATTTTGTCCACAGGCACTATAACAAAGAGCAAGAAAGTACCATCTCTCAGCTCGTCTATATAATCCCGGAAGTGCTTGCTCCACATGATCTGCTAATAATTCAAACAATCCGGTAACAGAAAGTGCATAAGTCAGATGATCCATAATTTCTGGATCCCACTTTATCTCGCGCAAAGCCACCTTTTTTATAAgtatcaacaacaacaaaattgcTTCTTCTGTATTATTTTTGGGCATAGTTGTGCCCCATATTTGCAACTGAGGAGGAAGGCTTGCTTCAACACCACCATAGAGTAACGTGCAAGCTAAGTTTTTCTGAACATCAGCCAACCTCTTAGGTTCCAAATTCCATGGCTTGACTAGAGCCTGGCGATAGGCAGTAATAGCTTCCTCGAGATAGCCTGCCTTTATCCATAAACTGGGGAGCAACTCTAGTGCTTGGTGAAACATGTCCTGCAATTTGCAGTCCTCACAGATGTCATCAAGCATTCCATTAGGTAGTGCCGACTCAACTGTATCAAGAATAACTTTGCACTCCTTTGCAGCCTCTGATGAATAAGAAAGTATGAGAACTTCCAAACTAATCAatacaataaaaagaaatcaatatgCCAATCTCAATGCAATCTAATTCACTGGAGAATTTGATGCCCAATGCCATCTACCAATCTCAATCAAAAGCTGAATTATGctccaaagaaaaagaaaacttcccATCAATTATGAAAGGAACACATAAGCAACCATGAAAGAGTATGCAATACCTATAAATCTTCCAAGTTCCCCCAGTGATCTTGCCTTAAGCAATATTGCTTCAATAAGTAGGCTCACAGAGTGCATAGACATGACACTGGGAAGCACATGATCGCCTTTAGGACGTGGTTTTTTCTGCCTAATTCTCTCAACAATGGCCTTGGCCATCCTTGGAGTTAAACTTCTAATGTCAATACCTTGAAACACCTGAAGGGCAGCATCAAAATTCCCTCTTTGGAATTCAAGCCTCCCCAGCAAGGCCCTGGCTTCCTGAAGCTCATTCAGAAGGGAAATATCAAAATTTGTAGAACGAAGAGGCCAATTGTATGAACAAACTAGTTTCATGTAATGAAATTTACTTCAGAAAACAAGAAGACCCACCTCATAGTTCAAAGATAGAGCTTCTTTTAGAGTGGATTCAGCTTCATCTACTTGGATGTCTTCAAATTTTGACTCCCAGTCTCCTGTCCTCGACGAAAGACCACTGGCCGAAAAGTCCCTCGTGGCAAGTGACTCCGGCGAGTGAGGTGGCTCTGGCTCTTCGAATTTGAATTGCTCTCCTGAACAAGCACACAGCATCTTGTCCAAAGATGAACTTGGATAGTGGTGATTTCACCCAGAAAATCTGAGGCACCAGAATCACTTCTTTGTGATTTGTTTCACGTGTGTCCGCCTAGAAATGAGTTGTACAAACATGTCATTATCATTAACCCAACATCCAGTTTGCTGCTATtattgaagaaacaaaatcaacaCAAGCAACAACGGAAATACGTAATGAGTTGTACGGATTAAACAATGGTcacaaaacacaaagaaacAATGTAGATCCCCAAAGCAGCATAGGCCTTACCGAACAACAAAACCCGGCAAAATCAAAGtattaaaataacaaacaCAGAAAAAGACACTCTTAATAAAGGGGATATATTTGGAGGCAAAAGACTGAGTCtttgaaagagagaaataagCAGAAGACAATCAGGTCGAGAAGAAAATCGAGGAAGTTGAAAAGGGCAAGACAAACGAAgataacaaattttttttaacctaCCCAGACAGAAAGAAAAACGCAATCCGAAACGTGATCTGTAGCAGTTGTCGAAAGCTTGAAAGCTACCTCTCAGTTCAGGTCTCGGTTTTCTGGTTTTTCAGAATTTGGAATCTTTTCGTTTTCTCAGGTTCAATAAACCCAATGCCGAGTGTGTGACgatggaaagaaaaacaaatataataagCTGGATTCAATGATCTGATATTTGATGTTTTGGTCTTTTTCTATAAGCTGACTTTGCTTGGTACAGAAAGCTTTGCCTGCCTAGGCAAAAGTTGTTGCAGACTTGCAGGCCTAGGCATTGGTGGGATAGAGGCTAATTAGTGTTTGTGTTTAGCATTGGCAATCTAAAAAATATTATGGTAAACTATAAATTAGCTAATCAAGTGATGTTCTTTGAATAACATAATATAACTGTTGGgtgggaaaagaaaattttgtggtggattttgaaatatatggcagaaaaagaaagtagagaaTAGCTGTTGCTTCAGAAATAATCTCCTTCCTTGTATGGACATAGATATAATTGTAAGCAAAGTCTTTGCTTGTATAAAAGGGGCCACATTGGCTGAAGAGACAAAGGTGCCCATATCACTacaaatccaagaaaaaaagttgcagcattttgaattcaaaatagCTGGATTGGCTTGGTTGTGTTTTGACATCTGCTAGAGCATGTGTTGTGGTTATGGGTTGCTGACTTGGCTTGCTGGTTGGCCtcttcatttgtttttctcaGCTAACATGATATCATGTTCAAGGCCTCTGCATTTGTTTATTCAGATTTCTGTCTTCGGAGGTTAAAGGTTACTGGAAGTTTGAAATATTATGGTTCTTTTAACATAGATTAAGCAATAGATTAAGCAAAAGTGGGACATCATGGTACCATCACATAGATATAGATAGCCTTTTtaagtctttttcttttgaggttTAAAAAATCTATATTTTGCCTTCTCCGGCATCACACAGGCACGTTGCTCAAGAAGAACAAATTAAACAGACCCCAATGCTCCAATGGTCTAATATTCCAAAGATAAAACACACCATGCAACGAGATTGGCGCATCTTATTCTTGCTTAATTATCGCATTATTAGCAAACACCAAAACACAGACCAACtctttaagaaataattataTAGGTGAACGagaaaattgatatttttcGAGGCTTATAACATGAAGACAAGTCATACCACATAGCCGTATTACTACAATGTCACGCTATAGTTACTCCAAATCTTCATACTGTAAAACTACATGaaattacttttatttttattttttttaaatgtaaaaTAGAAAAACCCCACGTGATGGGCctaccttttttttctctcatatGTCACCAGAGATTCTAGTAGTCTGAGAGATCCATGGGGAGGGAGCAGAACGCAGTGATGGTTTTGGTGTCGTTTTCCAACTTTTCTGCAAATGGGCTTCTGACACAGTGAGCAGAGAGTGTCCCCCTTCCCGGTTCTCCCCTCTTCTTTGCAGCTTTTCTTCGGGGAGTCCCACTTCCACCTCCTCACGTCTTTCCCaattcatattcatattcatattctCACTCTCACAATTTCACAATTTGGCTGATGCCTTCAATTATTGCTTGCTAAATATACAACAACCAGttttaattttagatttaccgaaaaataaaataaaagtaagtAATAGTTGacttcacccaaaaaaaa
The window above is part of the Prunus dulcis chromosome 1, ALMONDv2, whole genome shotgun sequence genome. Proteins encoded here:
- the LOC117615432 gene encoding protein NPGR1, which codes for MLCACSGEQFKFEEPEPPHSPESLATRDFSASGLSSRTGDWESKFEDIQVDEAESTLKEALSLNYEEARALLGRLEFQRGNFDAALQVFQGIDIRSLTPRMAKAIVERIRQKKPRPKGDHVLPSVMSMHSVSLLIEAILLKARSLGELGRFIEAAKECKVILDTVESALPNGMLDDICEDCKLQDMFHQALELLPSLWIKAGYLEEAITAYRQALVKPWNLEPKRLADVQKNLACTLLYGGVEASLPPQLQIWGTTMPKNNTEEAILLLLILIKKVALREIKWDPEIMDHLTYALSVTGLFELLADHVEQALPGLYRRAERWYFLALCYSACGQNEVALNLLKKVAGCSEGKNKPHFPSFLLGAKLCSQDPNHAREGIAFSRKAIDLVNHQCEHFMGQVHKFLGVCYGGAARASVLDSERMFFQRESLNSLNYAVRNEKEDPEVMFGLGLENAVQRNLDAAFNNAMKYSNMMAGSSGQGWKLLALVVSAEQRFKDAETIVDFALDEAGRVDQLELLRLKAVLQVAQEHPKQAIETYRILLTLVQAQRDLQAKNSEQEPAFHSEEFVERNLEKEAWRDLATIYTKLGLWTDAEICVNKAKLIEFYSAHSWHTTGMLFEAQSQYREALISFSVSLSIEPDYVPSIVSTAEVLMKLGSQSLPIARSFLMNALRLEPTNHKAWLNLGLISKREGSLQQAADFFQAAHELQLSAPVQSFV